The genomic segment GCCTCCACGAGCACGAGAAATTCTTGCAGATCCACACACTGGGCTTTTTGGATTCTCCGCAGCCATATTTTCAATTCTTATCCAAGTCACCGCAGTAGCGTCACTTATTAATTCCCCTGCCTGGTGGACCGTCTGCTTTATCCCCCTGATTGCGCGCCTGACAGGTCAAGTTACTGCGCTGCAACACCACAGCCCCTTCTCTCCCACCGGTTTTGGAGCTTTAGTAATCGGCACCGTGAAATGGTGGTGGGTTGTCCTGTGGTGGTTGGGTATTTCTGCACTTGCCTTTGTATTTTCTAGTTTAGGAAACTCCCTGTGGCTTGGACTCGGTATATCCATCACTGCGATTGTTTCCTGCTGTTGTGCAGAACTGTTCACCCGCCACTTATCCAAACGTTTTGGTGGGGTAAACGGTGACTGCATCGGAGCGTGCATCCACCTCGGAGCTGCTATCGCGGCAGTGGTTCTTGCTGTACTAGCCGAGATATAGCACTTTTCCTTTAGAGATATGCGGACTCTAGAGCCAATTTAAGAGGCCAGAATATCCAAATGAATGTTCCTATGGCCCCGGGCATTTTAGGCCCTTAAAAGCGAATCTGAAAGGCTACTTTTCCACTGGCTCAGGTGAGATTTTTCGCGCAACCAAACGACAGTGCCCACGGAGCTCCTTTTTATACTCCGTGGGCAGTGTGGTTTGGTTATCCGAGTTAGAAACCGGTCACAGCTGCCCAAATTTCAGATTTTATGGGCTCATGGGCACTGTGGTTTGGTTACCCGGACTCTGCGGAACCGCACAGGGGTATTGGCTAATAAAAATGCAGTACACCCCACTAAAAGCCACACCTCACGGAATTTAGATCAGATTTCAGGGGTAGGTTTTTCCACCCCTAAACTGCCATTTAAGACCATTTTCTGACTAGACACTTGTCTAGAGGTGTGGTGTGGGCCATACTTTGCTGAATTAAGTGTCGACAATCTCACGAATTTCAGCGAGGAAACATGGTTCAAACAACAACCCCCACCACCTCCCGGCGCGCTATAAACACACCACCTGGAGAGCAGATCCCTTGGCGTAAAGCCGGTCTGCGTATGGCAGTAATTTTCTCTGTTTTACAAATGCTCAATGAGGTCGGAACCCTCATGGCAATCCCACTCTACGGCTCCATGGCAGCTTCCTTAGAGCTCACTCCTGGACAGACTGCTTGGGCTCTTATGAGCACTACACTCATGGGTGCAGCAACCATTACGATCCTCGCGAAAGCCGGAGACGTCTTCGGCCACCGTCGATTGATGTTCCTCAGCTTGGTGGGCATCACCCTTGGCTACATCATCTCTGCACTAGCTCCAAGCTTCCTGGTTCTTATCATCGGCCGTGCACTGGTTGGCATTATGGCTGGCCAGGCACTCTGCGTGGGCATTATGAATGATCGCCTCACTCCGGAAAATCGTCGTAAAACTGTCGCTGTCATTGCTGGCGGTCAGGCAATCGGTGTCTTCCTTGGCTTCGCTTTCGGTGGTGCGCTCTTGGCCATGGGTGGTGACTGGCGCGACGCCTTCTGGATCGGTGCCCTCTTGACCATCATCAGTGCCATTGGCTTCTACTTCTATGGCTTAGATTCTGACGCTTTACACCGCCGCACTGAATCTCAGCTCAAGGGCGTTACCGAGCGTCTCGATATTGCAGGCGTCTCCCTCATGGGCGTGGGCCTACTATTGCTCTGCATTGGCATCTCACAGTCCACAGTCTGGGGAATCTTCTCACCTTTAACTGTCGGCACTGTTGGCGCAGGCTTTGTACTTCTCGCACTCTCCCTAGTGTGGGAATCTCGTACCAAGAATCCACTTCTGCCTGTCCGTGATATTTTCTCCCGCCGATTGGGGCCGGCTTATGCCATCTTCATTTCCATGGGCATCGGTGGTTCCATGTTGTTCAACCTCACCATGACGCTGCTGCAGATTCCCGCCGCACCAGTGGCATTCGGTTTCGGTATGACTGCCCTGGCAGCATCCTTTGTCTTCCTGCCAATGACCTTTGCCGGCATTGTTGCCACACAGCTAGCACCAAAGATGCTGGGCCGCACCCCACGTGGAACCATCATCATTGCAGGTCTGGGAATGTTCACTGCTTTCATGTGGCTGGCGCTTGCACACACCAATGTCTGGTCCATGACGCTAGCAATCTTCCTGTTCGGTAC from the Corynebacterium crudilactis genome contains:
- a CDS encoding adenosylcobinamide-GDP ribazoletransferase — encoded protein: MSGKAGFSPSHSDDRHGFAPVEGICTALNWMSILPIPGATVFDRLTGARVMAALPIVGLVFGMCTALLLAAIGPISGALSADALLVAVLIVAMWELLNRFMHLDGLADVADALGSYAAPPRAREILADPHTGLFGFSAAIFSILIQVTAVASLINSPAWWTVCFIPLIARLTGQVTALQHHSPFSPTGFGALVIGTVKWWWVVLWWLGISALAFVFSSLGNSLWLGLGISITAIVSCCCAELFTRHLSKRFGGVNGDCIGACIHLGAAIAAVVLAVLAEI
- a CDS encoding MFS transporter produces the protein MVQTTTPTTSRRAINTPPGEQIPWRKAGLRMAVIFSVLQMLNEVGTLMAIPLYGSMAASLELTPGQTAWALMSTTLMGAATITILAKAGDVFGHRRLMFLSLVGITLGYIISALAPSFLVLIIGRALVGIMAGQALCVGIMNDRLTPENRRKTVAVIAGGQAIGVFLGFAFGGALLAMGGDWRDAFWIGALLTIISAIGFYFYGLDSDALHRRTESQLKGVTERLDIAGVSLMGVGLLLLCIGISQSTVWGIFSPLTVGTVGAGFVLLALSLVWESRTKNPLLPVRDIFSRRLGPAYAIFISMGIGGSMLFNLTMTLLQIPAAPVAFGFGMTALAASFVFLPMTFAGIVATQLAPKMLGRTPRGTIIIAGLGMFTAFMWLALAHTNVWSMTLAIFLFGTSYTTLLTASVSVIAIEAAHGKGAGTASVYVAIALSMTSIGTAIYSAIMSGFSTPEGMPTPDAFTAGYFIAGSAALVAVLCGVLIKHRKPITEIVSH